One genomic window of Vulpes vulpes isolate BD-2025 chromosome 11, VulVul3, whole genome shotgun sequence includes the following:
- the FAM181B gene encoding protein FAM181B has product MAVQAALLSTHPFVPFGFGGSPDALGGAFGALDKGCCFEDDEPGPPAGALLAGAEGGDVREATRDLLSFIDSASSNIKLALDKPGKSKRKVNHRKYLQKQIKRCSGLMGAASPGPPSPGAADAPAKRPPGAAGAQTVAGPPPGKAAPRREASQAAAAASLQSRSLAALFDSLRHGPAGDERPGASGAAPAAALGAAGAGGSGGDAAGPAGGTAGPGARKVPLRARNLPPSFFTEPSRAGGGCGPSGPGVSLGDLEKGADAAEFLELLAPDYGAGAGAGAGAGALLAAEPLEVFPAGAAVLRGPPELEPGLFEPPAAAVGALLYPEPWSAAGCPPTKRPPLAAPRGGVTVNEPLRAPYPAAADCPGGEDAPGLLASFGPFFSDCALPPPPPPPPQVPYEYGAGYGRSAYSGLWRPDAAWEGAPGEAGAPRD; this is encoded by the coding sequence ATGGCGGTGCAGGCGGCGCTCCTCAGCACGCACCCCTTCGTCCCCTTCGGCTTCGGCGGCTCCCCGGACGCGCTGGGGGGCGCCTTCGGAGCCCTGGACAAGGGCTGCTGTTTCGAGGATGACGAGCCCGGGCCCCCGGCGGGCGCGCTGCTGGCGGGCGCCGAGGGCGGGGACGTGCGCGAGGCCACCCGCGACCTGCTCAGCTTCATCGACTCGGCGTCCAGCAACATCAAGCTGGCGCTGGACAAGCCCGGCAAGTCCAAGCGGAAGGTGAACCACCGCAAGTACCTGCAGAAGCAGATCAAGCGCTGCAGCGGCCTCATGGGCGCCGCGTCCCCGGGGCCGCCGTCTCCGGGCGCAGCCGACGCGCCGGCCAAGCGGCCGCCCGGCGCCGCGGGCGCGCAGACCGTCGCGGGGCCGCCCCCCGGCAAGGCCGCCCCCCGGCGGGAGGCGTCGcaggccgcggccgccgccaGCCTGCAGAGCCGGAGCCTGGCCGCGCTCTTCGACTCGCTGCGCCACGGCCCCGCGGGCGACGAGCGGCCCGGGGCCTCGGGGGCGGCGCCCGCGGCGGCGCTGGGCGCGGCGGGCGCCGGCGGCTCGGGAGGGGACGCGGCCGGCCCCGCGGGCGGGACGGCGGGCCCCGGCGCCAGGAAGGTCCCGCTGCGGGCCCGCAACCTGCCGCCGTCCTTCTTCACCGAGCCGTcccgggcgggcggcggctgcGGCCCGTCGGGGCCCGGCGTGAGCTTGGGCGACCTGGAGAAGGGCGCGGACGCCGCGGAGTTCTTGGAGCTGCTGGCGCCCGACTAcggcgccggggcgggggcgggggccggggcgggggcgctgctCGCCGCCGAGCCGCTCGAGGTGTTCCCCGCGGGCGCCGCCGTGCTGCGGGGCCCCCCGGAGCTGGAGCCCGGGCTGTTCGAGCCGCCCGCCGCGGCGGTGGGGGCCCTCCTGTACCCCGAGCCCTGGAGCGCCGCGGGCTGCCCGCCCACCAAGAGGCCGCCCCTGGCCGCCCCCCGCGGCGGCGTGACCGTGAACGAGCCCCTGCGCGCCCCGTACCCCGCCGCCGCGGACTGCCCGGGCGGGGAGGACGCGCCCGGCCTGCTGGCGTCCTTCGGCCCCTTCTTCTCGGACTgcgcgctcccgccgccgccgccgccgccgccccaggTGCCCTACGAGTACGGCGCGGGCTACGGCCGCTCGGCTTACTCGGGCCTCTGGAGACCGGACGCGGCGTGGGAAGGGGCgcccggggaggcgggggcgcccCGGGATTGA